From one Lotus japonicus ecotype B-129 chromosome 3, LjGifu_v1.2 genomic stretch:
- the LOC130744127 gene encoding probable O-methyltransferase 3: protein MVFNGEDSGAKLFQAQSHVFNHIYSFINSMSLKCAVELCIPDIIHDYAQPMPLSQLIASLPIHPSKTSGIYRLMQNLTNLGFFTQLNVSENQHEVSYELTDASRLLLKDHPFNMTSFLNITLDPILAKPWYQLSTWFKNDDPTPFYTKHGMSLWEYAAYNPKINHLFNDAMASSDMQLVSSVVMEKCNGVFHGLETLVDVGGGTGNFVKAIAKSFPQLECIVFDLPHVVAGLQGSENIKYVGGNMFEATPPANAILLKWILHDWNDEKCLKILKNCKEALSREGKLIIIDVVIENEKGDSNFFETKLFYNLDMMTLFDGKERNEKDLAELFFSVGFSNFKITPVLGFRSLIEVYP from the exons ATGGTGTTCAATGGTGAAGACAGTGGTGCTAAACTGTTTCAAGCTCAATCCCACGTGTTCAATCACATTTATAGTTTCATAAACTCTATGTCCCTTAAATGTGCAGTTGAATTATGCATACCAGATATCATACATGATTATGCTCAACCCATGCCACTTTCACAACTCATTGCTTCTCTTCCGATCCACCCCTCCAAAACCAGTGGCATCTATCGCTTGATGCAAAATTTGACCAATTTGGGATTCTTTACTCAGCTAAATGTATCTGAAAACCAGCATGAAGTGAGCTATGAGCTTACTGATGCATCTAGATTACTTCTTAAGGATCACCCCTTTAATATGACATCTTTCTTGAATATCACACTTGACCCAATTTTGGCTAAGCCATGGTATCAACTTTCAACATGGTTCAAAAATGATGATCCTACACCTTTTTACACAAAACATGGGATGTCATTATGGGAATATGCTGCCTATAACCCCAAAATCAATCACTTATTCAATGATGCCATGGCTAGTAGTGATATGCAATTGGTTTCCTCTGTGGTGATGGAGAAATGTAATGGGGTGTTCCATGGATTGGAGACACTGGTTGATGTTGGGGGAGGCACAGGGAATTTTGTTAAGGCCATTGCCAAATCATTCCCACAACTTGAATGCATTGTATTTGATCTCCCACATGTTGTTGCTGGCTTGCAAGGTAGTGAAAAcattaaatatgttggagggaACATGTTTGAGGCAACTCCTCCTGCCAATGCAATTTTGTTGAAG TGGATATTGCATGATTGGAACGATGAAAAATGCTTGAAAATACTGAAGAATTGCAAGGAGGCACTCTCAAGAGAAGGAAAATTGATAATCATAGACGTGGTCATCGAGAATGAGAAGGGAGatagtaatttttttgaaacaaagcTCTTCTATAATTTGGATATGATGACATTGTTTGATGGGaaagagagaaatgagaaaGATTTGGCCGAACTGTTTTTCTCAGTAGGCTTCAGTAACTTCAAGATAACCCCAGTTCTAGGCTTCAGATCTCTCATTGAGGTGTATCCCTAG